Part of the Nicotiana sylvestris chromosome 2, ASM39365v2, whole genome shotgun sequence genome, AGGTAAACCAAAAGGGACAAAAATGTAACACGCGTAAAAATGGTCTACAAAGAAAATCTACTGATCAACAAAATTGATCACAACGGAAAGTAAGGCCCAGCTCCATTTTACATTCTCCGGCGGCGTCTAGCAAGTGAACAGCTTCACTCCGTTTCGTATCCTTCGGCTTACCGTGAGACGTTGCAAAAGGCGCAAAGCCTAAAGTCAGTTCCAGTTCGATTTCGCCGTCTTCAGCTCGGTCGTCAACTTGAGATACGGAAGCAGGTTCGACTGCAGTTGAATCTTCAGCTTCGGCCATCTCTGCGGACTGTAAACTCTCAATCTCCCTGCTTTCGCACTGCGCATTTGGAGCCGACACTGCCGCAGCTTCAGACTGGTGACTCAATGAAGAGTCGTGGCTTGTAGACCCGTTAACTTTCTCAAGGGCGGATTCATCACCCGACCCGGAACAAACCGGGTTAGCTTTTGTCGCTTTTGTATTAGTAGCTGAGCGCTTGAATCGACATCGGGTCCTGACCCGGTGAAGATCATTTGACTTGATAGCGTTGTCATCTTTGTTAATATGCCTAATGTCGTACGGCAATTTCAAAGGAGGACCGTTGTTGTTTACAGCAACTTCAGAAGCTATAGGAGTAACTGGAGCTCCTTTGAGTACTGCTTCCACCGCATTTTGACAAAGCTGCCAATTTCCAGACCATAATAACCCCACGGATCCATATATTGGGTTCACTATTCTGCCACAAGCCTCGTATAGTAATGACCTAAATATAGCTGCAAACATAGAAAACAAAAAATTTAGTAAAGTTTAAACTATAAAGTACGTACTAAACTACTAATACGCATGCATGGACTTGAATAATTAATATAACTTGTTTTGAGAGTCCAGAACAGTCATTTACCAGGACGGAGATGATCAGGGCCGGCGTTAATAAGATTCATAAGGCCAGCACGGCCGTAAAACTTTGCGAGGAAAACAGTAGCGTTGGATTGAGACTCGGGAGTTTTGATCCATTGAAGACATGGCCGTATACTACAACTTTCGCTGCAGCCCTTTCGAAGAACTCTACAACCATTGCAACTCATCCGCATTTTTTAGTAATTTTGGCAAATTTAGATATTTGTTTGACAAGAGAAGTATTTTATATTTATAGTCTATAGAGAAGGGAAGATTTTTATGAGTTAAAGATGAGAAGATGCATGAGACTTATATATGAACCCCCTTTGGTTTTATTTTGTGGGATTACTAGAGGCGCAGTGGGTTTGTCTCGAGAGGAAGAATAGCAGTATATTTCTATTGAAAACCAGGTTTTCCACATTCCTGGAATAGGGAGCTGCACCACCACCTTATTGTGTAAAAAATAAAGGCTCATACCATAtgattttaaaataacacaactGCAAAGCCGTAAAACACTCTCGTTCCAACTACGTGCTTTTCACACCCCAATCACTATAGTCGACCTGACAATTTTATTGGTTGGTTATTAACTTAGGTCCAAAAGGATTCAATCTTTGTTTCTACAAATGGTCCAAAAAAGCAGCTGCTTTTACTTTAGGAACAGTAAAACAGAAGCTTGAAATGGCAAATGGAGAAGGCATCTTGTTCTGAAAAGAATAGACAGGTGGAGATGAAATAGGAAGCATTGGGGCTCGGTGCCATgcaagtaaaaacaaaaaaaattggaGGATGAAGCGCGTGGATGTCACATGAGAGTGTCAGAGTGCGGTCGAATTGCCACATATCGTGGAGAGACGCGGGCCCACAAGCACCATTTTAGTGGCCCCCATCTTAAAGCGCTCCCGGTTTACGGGAAAGTCGTGTTCCACGAAGAAAACCGCTTATGGGGTGGGAAAACCGGCGAATGGGTTGACGGTTTTGAATTTCTGTCTGTGGGCGGGGGAGGAGACGGAACCCGTGGGCCACCGATTTCATTGGAACCCATAATATAGGAGTAAATTAATTACTTATAAATTTTCCAAGGGTTTATTTAAAATGACCGCAAATTaagattatttaatttattaatgaACTTTTTATTCTAAATTCGACCGGGAAATACTATAATGAATGTCATCCACGCGCCTATTGCTAATGGCAGGTAGAATTAGAGCTCGTTTAGACATAATaaattttttttccctttttttcaaaaaaaaaattactttttttcgaaatcactgtttgttcataaaattttcaattttcatgcattttggaaaatttcgaaaatttaaaaaactccaaaaatctatttttcaaaattttcgctCAAATCACTCGCGAAACttaaaaaacaacccaaaattatattcatgaccaaacacaactcaaaatttcaaatgtcattttcacttgaatttttttttttaccattcttatgtccaaacgctcaCTTAGGAGAAATTTTTTGTACTAAAATGGACAATGGCTACTGAATTTTTTTAAGgataattttgaaaacaaataCTTGTAATTTTTGTAGTACtgtttatacgtaaatattaacTTCATGACCTTTGGACCTTTGGGTCAATGAAATCACAAGTAAAAAAAGAAAAGCGAACATATTTGATCCAACTATCATACTACTCCAATAGTATGACATCTGTAGTATGAAAGAGGAAATTGGTTGGTCTTATTTTTCCAAGAAAAATAGCATCTATCATACTACTacgatatttttttaaaaaaaagttatccGACAGATGTCATAGCAATATTTACAATTCAATTTGGGAAAATTCTTCCAAGAAATAACATGTAAAAGAGACAACAAAAATCTAGCTAAACTATGCGCAACTATATTCCATATTTTAAATAATACGTACAATATTAATATTATCAACTTGTTTAAGAAGTCGGACGGTCTAATTTGACATAATATTGCGTTAACTGTTAACAAtgtttaaaaaaagaagaaaggaagttcaTGATTTGGACGTGAAATCCACGAGGAAAGAAGCAAGTGGTGGAACCTTAATTGGCAATGTTTAAATTGCAGCAATTATACTACAGTAGTAATATTTTAAAGAGTGGGCGGCCACTGGGAATTTGAAGAACAAGACTCTTATAACTCCATCACATGCAATTATCTATTTCCCTTCTCGACTTTGGATTGATTGAAAGGTTTGTCCTTAATTTTAAAACATGATCTGCAACAAGTTTTTGACCAAGTAACATGGTAAGTACgtctttatttttaaaaggagaaTTTTAGGTTTGAGCCTTAAAGTATAAAGTTATATTTATCAGAAAATTTTATATTCCAATTCGAATTTATTGAGATTCCAATGCAAATATTCAATACAAAAAAATAAGTACAAGTTTTTGACCGGCATGGCTTCCCAAAGGTCAAGAttactttgccctaattggcaaCTATGGAAATATAAGTACCTTTTTGTTTGAAGGGCACTCCTCTCCCAATGTGGTTTTTGTACAATATAATTTGTCTCAATAGAATATATGCTAGTACTTCTTAGACTCAATCTAATGAAGGTGGCTACTAGATTTATTGGCCCACGTTAGGGAAATGTTGTCTTAGTTTATGCGTGAAACCGATTACCAAGTTGGTCGGCTGTCTCACCACTTGTAATGCACCTGTACAACATGGGTGGCCAAGTATACTTGTGCTTATTTATTCAcaattactttttttaaatttagaACTCATCTTCAATAACTTTTAAAATTTATCCTAATAAATTTCTATTCCATAAAACATTCATAACCGTAATAAAAAGGTTTTTTAACGACTAGTCAATGAAATAAATAACCAAATAGTATTTTGAAGACGAGTTtcgaaaaataagaagaaaaaaaagtataCGGACAAACGGGTCCTTATAATCACGTACGGTGCTAATTTATTCAAGTTTTACCACCTTACTATCCTACTA contains:
- the LOC104247369 gene encoding LOB domain-containing protein 41-like; protein product: MRMSCNGCRVLRKGCSESCSIRPCLQWIKTPESQSNATVFLAKFYGRAGLMNLINAGPDHLRPAIFRSLLYEACGRIVNPIYGSVGLLWSGNWQLCQNAVEAVLKGAPVTPIASEVAVNNNGPPLKLPYDIRHINKDDNAIKSNDLHRVRTRCRFKRSATNTKATKANPVCSGSGDESALEKVNGSTSHDSSLSHQSEAAAVSAPNAQCESREIESLQSAEMAEAEDSTAVEPASVSQVDDRAEDGEIELELTLGFAPFATSHGKPKDTKRSEAVHLLDAAGECKMELGLTFRCDQFC